AGGGGCAGACGACTATATCACCAAGCCGTTTACCTGGGAAGAGTTAAAAGCGGCTATTACTACCCGTCTTGCCAAACAAACCAGCGTCTCTCAACTGCACGACAAAATCCAAGAACTCCAGCAACTCCCTCTTCTCCTAAGCGCCCATTCCGGAATAATGCTTTAAGCCTTTGCGCCACAACCAGCGATTTAAGACAAAAAATAAGCTTCCCCAACCCACAATTACGGCAGACGCTTGCAGGAGATTGACGGGTAAACCCACCAGTAAAGCTGCCGGAAAGTAGACGAGGTAGGGAAAAGGCGTCCATTCTACCACCAGTCGAACCGTGGGGGGAAAGACATCTAAAGGGGCAACAATGCCGGAAAGAAATAGATAGATGAAAAACCAAAATTGCTCAATGGCACTTGCCCTTTCTGTCCAAAAGGCTAGGAGAGCAAAAGTATATTGCATCAAAAAGCGTAAAGCAAAGGCGATCGCAACACTCACTAAAAATAAAATGATATTCCTGAGCGGCGGCAACCACAGTGCTTGAGGATATAACACAAAGAATAAAATCAATAATCCCAGAGCGAACGGCAGCCGCGCCACCCGTTCCCCCAGATGAGCGGCGACATGACGCCAAACGGGATCGATCGGTTGTAATAATAGCGGAGAGAGCTTGCCTTGAATGACTTCTTTTTCAAATTCCCAAATCACCCAAACAACGGTGAATTGGCGCACCATAAACACTGCCAAAAAGTAGCGGATAAAATCCAAGGGAGATAAGCCAAAGGTGCCTTCCTGAGCGGCTTGTACCCAAACTCCCATTAAAATTAAAGGCAGGCTACCCGATAGCGCCCACAGCAGTAACTCCGCCCGATATTCCAGCATATAGGCGTAGTAAGTTACCAGCAAGGCGCGGGCAACTTCGAGAATTCTGCTCATCCTACAACCCCCGTGCGGAATACCCGCCCAATCACCTCTTCAATGGGAGGATCGGTGACGGTGAGATCGATAACCTTTAACTGGGCTAAAATCTGGGCGACGCTGCGGGTTAACTCTTCGCGCTGTACCAAAAAGCGCACGACTTGACCGTTAATGGCTTCAATTTCCCCATACTGCGAGAGTTTATCGGTGGGACAGCCTGGAGCAAGTTCGACTTTCACTTCCCGGTAGGGGGCAAAGCGTTCGAGCAAGCCTTCTAAGCTGCCATCATAAACCAGTTGACCGGCATGGATGAGTAAAACGCGCTTGCACAAGGCCGTGATATCGGCCATATAGTGGCTGGTCAACAAAACTGTGGCTTGGTAGCGTTGATTGTATTCGCGCAAAAATTCCCGCACGCTGACTTGAGCGTTCACATCTAAGCCAAGAGTGGGTTCGTCTAAAAACAGGACTTGCGGCTGGTGGAGTAACGCCGCGAGTAATTCCGCTTTCATGCGTTCTCCTAGGGAGAGTTTGCGGATGGGTTGGTTGAGTTTCCCCTCTAGGGATAGCATTTCAGTCAGTTCGCCAACGCGATCGCGAAAGCTGCGCTCTGATAAGTTATAAACGGCAGCATTAATTCGCAGAGAATCCATTGCGGGCAAATCCCAAAGCAGTTGCTGTTTTTGCCCCATCACCAGGGTAATTTGCTTTAAAAAAGCAGCTTGGCGGCGAAACGGAACTTGACCTGCGACTCGCACCTGTCCGCTAGAAGGATGAATCAATCCCGTTAGCATTTTTAGGGTGGTCGTTTTTCCGGCCCCATTAGCCCCTAAAAAACCAACCACTTCGCCCGGTGCAATCTCAAACGAAACATCCTGCACGGCCTTAATTTCGCGATAGGTGCGGCGAAAAAAGTGGCGCAAGGTTCCTGATAATCCCGGTTCTTTGACTGCCACCGGGTAAACCTTGGTGAGGTTTTGAACCAAAATAATCGACATAAATTTTACGGCGTTGGGGAAATCCCACGGCAACCCAATCAATGGAGCGATCCCTCAAATCTTAGCGAATTGAGGGAGAGAAACTCGCCTTATCGTAACTTTTAGCGGGGAAAGCCACGCTCTACCCTCTGACGGAAGAGCCATCGGGACGCTCATCGCGTCATCCAGTTAACCGTGCGTAGCCATTGCCAAACCCCGGTTTGTCGCCGGACTGTGACCCCCTTGCTATGTTCTGAAACAACTTCGTATAACTCTTCTGTTGTAAAGTCGTAACCGAGTTCTTGGGCAACCTTGACAAATTCCTGCGGATTGCCTGCGGTTCGGAACTTCTCGCGAAGTTCGGTGCCATAGGTTACGTCTTCTAAGAATCTGCTAGCGCTTTCGATGGACATGATTTCGCCTCTCCTTACCAGTTCTGAGATTGCGCTTATTCGCAAACATAGAGTACCCAAAAATCAGAAGAATGTGGTGTTCTTTGGCGTTAAACTCAACTCCTAGGATGCTTCACTGAGCTAGAGCATAGCAGCGACTTCCAAGGCAATGCTCTAGCCCGGTTGGGAAACCTGCCGCGTTAAATCCGTCAGGGGCTAGGTATATACTAGATAAGAGTAACGGGTTGGAGTACCACCCCTAAGCGCGAAAACCCAGCATCACAAAGCCAGATATCCCCCTGTGGGATGCGGAGGGCTATCTGTGGAGGGAATCCAAAACTTCTTAGTCCGAAGACTGAAGGCAAATCCCGGTGAAGCAGGAAGCATCGAGGGTTTTACCTCGACACCGTAGGCTCAATGTAGTAATTCAAGGAGAAAGAATGACTCAAGTTGTAATTGGTGAAAATGAAGGTATTGATTCGGCTTTACGTCGGTTTAAGCGCCAAGTCTCCAAAGCTGGGATTTTGGCAGATGTAAAAAGCCGTCGTCATTTTGAAACGCCCTTAGAAAAGCGCAAGCGCAAGCTGGTGGCTGCTAGACGGAAACGCCGGATGCGTTAAGTTGGTCTTTGTGATTCGCGTAGTTTGTGAAGCACGCAGCAGGCTTTGGTTGATTGACTGCTGAGTGTGTATTCCCGAAAAATTTAGTTTTTAGACGCAGCGCTGGTAGCGGGCATCCTCTGGATATTACGGGGATGTCCGCTTGGCTTGGGTAGCACTTTTAGCATTCCAGTCTAATTTAGCCCAGAGTTCATCTTTAATCCGGTTGAGGATTGAGGTTTCATCTAGGGAGGACAGGATATGGCTAACGACGGCTTTCGGGCCATCAGGCCCCCAAGTGGCTCCATTGGCGAGGTAAGCTTTCGTGACTTGTCCAATGCCATAGGAAGAGACGCCGGCAACGGCAGCTTGGGCGATCGCAACGGAGACATAAGGCGCTAACGCTGCGCCCCCAGTGGCGGGTGTCGCGAGTCCGAGGAGGCTTTTGAGGGAACTTAACCCCAAATTTGCCAACAGTTCGCTAGCGCTAATGCCCCCCATTGCGATCGCAATTTTTTGTAGTAACCCAACGGCTCCCTGTTGAGTCATCGCAATCCCATACAGTTTAGATAGGGTTAAAATCATTGCCACATCAACCGTAGCCGAACTCAGTACATCAACTACTGTAATTGGGTTGAGGGCGGTGGCGAGAGACTTGGCCATCACGCCATTCCAAATTGTACGGTCGGCACTTTGTTCGCGAATTTCCATCTTGCGCTGGACTAACTGCTCGTTCACCTCATCGGCGTAGAGCATACTATTGAGCGCCACTAGAGATTTGCCTTCTCGATCCAAAATCTCCAATATTTTGAGCTTTAACGCCTGTACCTGGGGCGTTCCCCGAACCAGTTGGACAAAGCGCGAACCATCCGGACGCTGCACGGGTTGGGCGACAAGGGGGGAAGCGGCGGCCATGACAATTTCATCTGGCGAGAGCAACTCGCGCACCCGTTCGTCCCGAATTTTGTGGTAAATGGCGATCCGATCGGTATCGGGATACTGGTCAATCTTATTAAAAACCAGAATCATCGGCTTGCTCGCCGTCCGCAACTGCGAAAGGGCTTCGTATTCCACCTTAGTGATATCGCCTGCAATCACAAAGAGAATTAAATCCACCTGTTTGGCGACAGCGTGCGCTAAGACGGCCCGTTGTTCCCCGCGTACTTCATCAATTCCGGGGGTATCTAAAAGCTGAATTTGACAGTTTCCCTGACCTTTGAGGGTGACGCGGACAATATCGCCGCATTCTCCTTCTAGCGGCTCTCGATCGACGCTCCAGTCCGCGCGATGAATTTCTTGGGTAATGCCGTGGGTGGGGCCTGTGGCGAACAGGTCTTTACCCAAGAGGGCGTTAAGCACCGAAGACTTACCTCTGCCCACCATGCCAAAAACGGCGATGTGAACGCAACTGCGCTCTAGCTTGTCTAGCATTACCTCTAGACCTTGAATTTGAGCTTCTAAGCCGAGACGCTCTTTTTCGGTGAGGTCGAGATTTACAACCAGTTCGTGTAAGGCGTCTTGGGCTTGTTTGTAATTCAGTTCTTCCTGAATTTCGGTAAAGCTAAACAGAGCATCTTCGAGGTCGCGATCGAAATCTGTGGATGGCATGAAAACAGAACCAGGCTCTCAAGAATTCAATCTCCTTCTAGTTTAGCTTGTTCGCACGCGCCAAGGCTGGGAGAAGAGGATTAACGCAGCAGCGAGAGGTCTAATGAGCCAAAGTGGGTACTTAAGGCGACGTTCATGTTTTCTAGGGCGTAGACTAACCACTGAATGGCGTCCTGGTTATAGGTTTCGTAGTGGTTGTACAGGATGGAAAGGCGTTTTTCTAGGTAGGGTTTGACTTTGCGACAGATCAGGACGATTTTCAGTAGAATTCCGGTGGTTAAGGTTGCGCCCAAGTTGGCCACAAGGTCAATAAAGACGAAGTGGTGGGGGCGTTCGCGACTTTCAACCACGAGGAAGTTTAAAAGCTGGCTACAAGTTCTGACGACTAAGAAGTCGCTGAGTTTTTGCGAGTCGCTTTGGGGGATGGTGTGGTTGAGGTAGTTGTAAAGCTGGTTGTTAAATTGGCGGTTGCCGTAGTCTGGGCTGATGGAGGAGGTGAGGTATTGGTAGAGGTTGTCTTTGTAGTCTTTGAAGGAGCGCGTTTGGCTGGTATGGGTGATGAAGCTTTGAGCGAGATCTCGGTAGGTGTAGGAGCCTTCTACTTTACCGATAAAGTGCTTGACGGCGATGTTGAGTTCGCGATCGCTCAATAAGGTGGGGTTGTGCGCGGGAACGATGATCCGCGAGGCTCCTCCCGGTTGGCGGGCCATTTGCGATCGCCTTACCTGATAGGTGACGTATTGGGACAGATCGACTTCAAATTGGCGCTGTTTTTGCGATTGAATTTGCCGGACAGTTTGTTGCTGTTCGTAGGTACTTTCTTCGCTTAACAAACAGTGGGCGTAAAGATAGGGGTAACGGTGGATGAGGTTGCCTAGGGGTTGGGGTTCTTCCTGGGCAACGCGAGTCTCTGCGGCTTCGCTGAGAACTTGGGCAAGGCGGCGGAGGGTGAGAAACTGCTCGCTTTGTACAAATTGATGGACGAGCAGGCGCAGGCGTCGGGTAGAGCGAAGATGAACGGCGGCATTAAGACCGTTATTCGTGGTATAGCGATCGAACAAAGCCACGAGTTCTGGGATGGCGGTATGCATTTGAGAATGCGTGCGCCAATGATTAATCAGGATATGACAGCATCGGTTTAAGACAAACTTGAAGTCTTGTTCGGCAAACTTGGATGCGGTGACTTGATTGAGAGCTGCGATCGCCTGAGCGTCTGGATAGCCTAGCCCGTCAATGAATAAAGCGCGAAAACGGTCAATAAGTTGAGCTGGCGATTCAGTTTGCACGCAATTGAGCAGGTGATCGTAGATCCGTTGCTCCTCAACTGATGTGTTTCGATTATATCTATCCAATAAAGTAGCCACTTGATTAGCCCCCCTACACTGGAACCGCAGGGTTAAGCCCTATACTGCTGTCGCATTGGAATCTCTACATGCTTTCGCTTTAGACTCAGTTTGTCCCAACCTATAGGGATAGGGAAAGTTGCCCGAATCGTTAACTGGAACGAGTTTATCGTCTGCACCCCGCCTAATCATAGCTGCAACCGTTCCTCACACAGTATTTTATCTCGACAAGATTTTAGCTGAGTGTGACCCTATTTCCAAATTGGTGTAACTTAAATCACCCCCTCGATTGACTGCTTTTAAAGCTTAAAAAATAGTTTACTATTCTCCAATATAAAAGCAGTTGCTTGAACTGCAAATCCGGGAGATTTCACAGTGTCAAGGTGTAATAAACGAGTGGTGAAGTTGCTTGGCGGCTCCTCATTCCTATTCACTAGGGTCGCATATTTAACCAGACTCTGGCTTAAAGAGATATTGAAGATATGATAGTTACCCGATAGGTCTTTATAAAGAAACTGTAAAGCATAGGGGGTCTGATGTCAGCCCTTTTCCTGAAGCCCCCAAAATCTGTTTGAAACCCTGCCAGAACTATGAGCATGTTTGATGAATTAACGGTGTCTAAAGTTACAAATGCTTTGAAAGCGAATCCTTTCAAAGTTGCAAAAGATACACTACTTATACCAGTTATTGGTGTAAATACGGATACGCGTTCGCTCCGTAGAGGCGAGTTATTTTTAGCTCTCCGTGGCGAGAAGTTTGACGGGCACAATTTTGTGGCGGAAGCGATCGCCAAAGGTGCAATAGCTGCAATTACCGACCATCAACTCCCCCTAGAAGTTCCCCAACTGATTGTGGAAGACACCCTAGCGGCTTATCAAGCGTTGGGAACGTTGTGGCGATCGCAAGTCAATATCCCAATCGTTGCGGTAACGGGTTCGTGCGGCAAAACCACCACCAAAGAACTGATTGCTGCCGTTTTATCCACCCAAGGCAAAGTCTTAAAAACCCAAGCCAACTACAATAACGAGATTGGCGTCCCCAAAACCCTGCTAGAACTGACGCCCGATTGTCAGTATGCAGTTATCGAAATGGCAATGCGAGGCAAAGGACAAATTGCCCTTCTCAGCCAAATTACTCAACCCACTATTGCGGTAATTACGAATGTGGGAACCGCGCACATCGGTTTACTCGGATCGGAACAAGCGATCGCCGAAGCCAAGTGCGAATTACTAGCCGAAATGCACCACCAGGGCATTGCTATTCTCAATCACGATAATGCCAGATTAATGCAAACGGCTGCCCAAGTTTGGCAAGGAGAAACCCTCACCTACGGCTTAGAAGGAGGAGACTGTCAGGGAAAACTCCTCGATCCGGATACACTCTTATTTGAAGGCGTGTCACTCCCTTTACCCCTACCAGGGCGTCATAATGCGTCTAACTACCTAGCCGCCCTAGCCGTTGCCAAAGTGTTGGGAATCGATTGGCGATCGCTTCAGCAGGGTTTGAAGGTAGAATTACCCTCCGGACGCGCCAAACGCCTAGAATTAGCCAACGATATTCTGATCTTAGATGAAACCTATAATGCGGGCTTAGAGTCGATGCAGGCCGCCCTCCAACTCCTCGCCGAAACCCCAGGAAAGCGGCGAATTGCGGTACTTAGCACCATGAAAGAATTAGGCGATCGCGCGGTTGAATTTCATCGCCGCGTTGGAGAAACGGCCAAAGCCCTGAACCTAGATGCTGTATTTGTACTGGTTAGCGATCCTGAAGCAGAAGCGATCGCCCAAGGGGCTGCGGGTTTACCCTGCGAAACCCTAACCACGCCTAGCGCTTTACTCCAGCGCTTGCAAGCTTTCGTGCAACCTGGCGATCGCCTCTTGTTTAAAGCCTCTCAT
The nucleotide sequence above comes from Desertifilum tharense IPPAS B-1220. Encoded proteins:
- a CDS encoding ATP-binding cassette domain-containing protein: MSIILVQNLTKVYPVAVKEPGLSGTLRHFFRRTYREIKAVQDVSFEIAPGEVVGFLGANGAGKTTTLKMLTGLIHPSSGQVRVAGQVPFRRQAAFLKQITLVMGQKQQLLWDLPAMDSLRINAAVYNLSERSFRDRVGELTEMLSLEGKLNQPIRKLSLGERMKAELLAALLHQPQVLFLDEPTLGLDVNAQVSVREFLREYNQRYQATVLLTSHYMADITALCKRVLLIHAGQLVYDGSLEGLLERFAPYREVKVELAPGCPTDKLSQYGEIEAINGQVVRFLVQREELTRSVAQILAQLKVIDLTVTDPPIEEVIGRVFRTGVVG
- a CDS encoding ABC-2 family transporter protein, yielding MSRILEVARALLVTYYAYMLEYRAELLLWALSGSLPLILMGVWVQAAQEGTFGLSPLDFIRYFLAVFMVRQFTVVWVIWEFEKEVIQGKLSPLLLQPIDPVWRHVAAHLGERVARLPFALGLLILFFVLYPQALWLPPLRNIILFLVSVAIAFALRFLMQYTFALLAFWTERASAIEQFWFFIYLFLSGIVAPLDVFPPTVRLVVEWTPFPYLVYFPAALLVGLPVNLLQASAVIVGWGSLFFVLNRWLWRKGLKHYSGMGA
- a CDS encoding GTP-binding protein, which gives rise to MPSTDFDRDLEDALFSFTEIQEELNYKQAQDALHELVVNLDLTEKERLGLEAQIQGLEVMLDKLERSCVHIAVFGMVGRGKSSVLNALLGKDLFATGPTHGITQEIHRADWSVDREPLEGECGDIVRVTLKGQGNCQIQLLDTPGIDEVRGEQRAVLAHAVAKQVDLILFVIAGDITKVEYEALSQLRTASKPMILVFNKIDQYPDTDRIAIYHKIRDERVRELLSPDEIVMAAASPLVAQPVQRPDGSRFVQLVRGTPQVQALKLKILEILDREGKSLVALNSMLYADEVNEQLVQRKMEIREQSADRTIWNGVMAKSLATALNPITVVDVLSSATVDVAMILTLSKLYGIAMTQQGAVGLLQKIAIAMGGISASELLANLGLSSLKSLLGLATPATGGAALAPYVSVAIAQAAVAGVSSYGIGQVTKAYLANGATWGPDGPKAVVSHILSSLDETSILNRIKDELWAKLDWNAKSATQAKRTSP
- the murF gene encoding UDP-N-acetylmuramoyl-tripeptide--D-alanyl-D-alanine ligase, which translates into the protein MFDELTVSKVTNALKANPFKVAKDTLLIPVIGVNTDTRSLRRGELFLALRGEKFDGHNFVAEAIAKGAIAAITDHQLPLEVPQLIVEDTLAAYQALGTLWRSQVNIPIVAVTGSCGKTTTKELIAAVLSTQGKVLKTQANYNNEIGVPKTLLELTPDCQYAVIEMAMRGKGQIALLSQITQPTIAVITNVGTAHIGLLGSEQAIAEAKCELLAEMHHQGIAILNHDNARLMQTAAQVWQGETLTYGLEGGDCQGKLLDPDTLLFEGVSLPLPLPGRHNASNYLAALAVAKVLGIDWRSLQQGLKVELPSGRAKRLELANDILILDETYNAGLESMQAALQLLAETPGKRRIAVLSTMKELGDRAVEFHRRVGETAKALNLDAVFVLVSDPEAEAIAQGAAGLPCETLTTPSALLQRLQAFVQPGDRLLFKASHSIRLDQVVEQFARSEG
- a CDS encoding Nif11-like leader peptide family natural product precursor — encoded protein: MSIESASRFLEDVTYGTELREKFRTAGNPQEFVKVAQELGYDFTTEELYEVVSEHSKGVTVRRQTGVWQWLRTVNWMTR
- the rpsU gene encoding 30S ribosomal protein S21, translated to MTQVVIGENEGIDSALRRFKRQVSKAGILADVKSRRHFETPLEKRKRKLVAARRKRRMR